The following are encoded in a window of Dysidea avara chromosome 4, odDysAvar1.4, whole genome shotgun sequence genomic DNA:
- the LOC136252200 gene encoding uncharacterized protein: MLDQLSSSYSSKLPHSSFNPKLKAAVSEVSQVSVVQEDTQRENAVLMKTDHVDIEDRCQNQFKTAALDAIVQPSSNAHQQPSCKQQTKTNQLNTEAIKLQKSSSDLLDPVSVNDSTKLPTSGSEVKPGAKKVTMVASSEEFTTLKAEMQQAIKFEIESRCQTEFEKIFHLDEKIQKNENNSSQDLVTLQNRFHQKEREIATLSNKLSESESQTAIISQNLTELTQQCKEESEAKNQQLRAMNQALTVANQEIVELKKSLQVKEDELTAINQEIGVLRESVQIKDRELRERLQTKEDEIATLRESFQQRETGSAGEIATLTERLQAQETQIQTQQTQLQAQLQAQETQLQAQETQLQTQEAQQHTQVAQLQGQLQTQATQMQTFCNNALQQMRQQIERDVQRRMERLTNQMTTMQTVFNAVKPQWLVARHEITLSQNILGNGGWGRVVQATFRGEQVAAKCLHHQIISEYNIRHFVREMQISAKCHHPNLLKFLCATLEGDPIILTELMQTNLHDVIRQCELKDHQFVLLLQDIASAINYLHCLSPEPIIHRDISSSNVLLKGPVGSKWIAKLSDFGSANFLWHTSDQSRAPGNPTYAAPEVLSPHSHSEKMDVYSFGVLVYEMCSGQSPSLQVRNEVLPSAAAVWPEPQRHYVSMIVSCTRENKDDRPTMSEVLVKL, translated from the coding sequence ATGTTAGATCAGTTATCATCCAGTTATTCATCAAAACTACCACACTCATCTTTCAATCCAAAGTTAAAAGCTGCTGTATCTGAAGTGTCTCAGGTTTCAGTAGTCCAGGAAGACACCCAGAGAGAAAACGCAGTTCTAATGAAAACAGATCATGTTGACATAGAAGACAGGTGCCAAAATCAGTTTAAAACTGCAGCTCTTGATGCCATTGTACAACCAAGTTCAAATGCACATCAACAACCAAGTTGCAAGCAGCAAACTAAAACAAATCAGCTAAATACAGAAGCTATAAAACTACAAAAGTCCAGCAGTGATTTGTTGGATCCAGTTTCTGTCAATGATTCTACAAAGCTACCAACTTCTGGCTCAGAAGTAAAACCAGGAGCAAAAAAGGTCACGATGGTTGCAAGCAGTGAAGAATTTACCACTTTGAAAGCAGAAATGCAACAAGCAATCAAATTTGAAATAGAGAGCAGGTGCCAAACTGAGTTTGAAAAGATTTTTCATCTTGATGAAAAGATACAGAAAAATGAGAACAATTCATCTCAAGATCTTGTGACATTGCAAAACAGATTTCATCAAAAGGAGAGAGAAATTGCTACCTTGTCAAACAAGTTATCAGAAAGTGAAAGTCAGACTGCAATCATCTCACAAAATCTAACAGAATTGACACAGCAATGTAAAGAAGAATCAGAAGCAAAGAATCAGCAGTTGAGGGCAATGAATCAAGCACTAACAGTTGCAAATCAAGAGATTGTGGAACTGAAGAAAAGTCTTCAGGTAAAAGAAGATGAATTAACTGCTATCAACCAAGAAATTGGAGTGTTAAGAGAAAGTGTACAGATCAAAGACAGAGAATTGAGGGAGAGATTACAAACCAAGGAAGATGAAATTGCAACATTAAGAGAAAGTTTTCAGCAAAGGGAGACAGGGTCTGCTGGGGAAATTGCTACACTGACAGAAAGATTACAAGCTCAAGAAACCCAGATACAGACTCAGCAAACCCAACTACAAGCTCAGCTACAAGCTCAGGAAACTCAGCTACAAGCTCAAGAAACCCAACTACAAACTCAAGAGGCACAGCAGCATACACAAGTAGCTCAGCTACAGGGTCAACTTCAAACACAAGCAACTCAAATGCAGACATTTTGCAACAATGCACTTCAACAGATGAGACAACAAATTGAAAGAGATGTGCAACGAAGGATGGAGCGACTTACAAATCAGATGACCACCATGCAGACAGTGTTTAATGCAGTTAAACCACAATGGCTTGTTGCAAGGCATGAAATTACATTATCTCAGAACATTCTTGGTAATGGTGGTTGGGGTAGAGTAGTACAAGCTACCTTCAGAGGTGAGCAGGTAGCTGCAAAGTGTCTTCATCACCAGATCATTTCGGAATACAACATTAGACATTTTGTACGAGAAATGCAAATTTCTGCCAAGTGTCATCATCCCAACTTGTTGAAATTTCTTTGTGCCACTCTTGAAGGTGATCCGATAATATTGACTGAACTAATGCAGACAAATTTGCATGATGTAATTCGACAATGTGAGCTTAAAGACCATCAGTTTGTTTTGCTGCTACAGGATATTGCTAGTGCTATAAACTACCTTCACTGCCTTTCTCCTGAGCCAATAATTCACCGTGACATATCTTCCAGCAATGTTTTACTAAAGGGACCCGTTGGATCTAAATGGATTGCAAAGCTGTCAGATTTTGGATCGGCTAATTTCCTGTGGCACACCAGTGACCAATCCAGAGCTCCGGGAAACCCTACCTATGCTGCACCAGAAGTGCTTAGCCCTCATAGCCACAGTGAGAAGATGGATGTGTACAGTTTTGGTGTTCTTGTGTATGAGATGTGCTCAGGCCAATCTCCTTCCTTGCAAGTCAGAAATGAGGTGTTgccttcagcagctgcagtgtGGCCAGAGCCACAACGTCACTATGTGTCAATGATCGTGTCATGTACAAGGGAGAATAAAGATGACAGGCCCACCATGAGTGAAGTACTTGTTAAACTATGA